The sequence CGCCCGAGGGAGAGAAGGCGCGCGCACGGAGACTGCTGCGACAACTGGCGGCATGGGTGTGCGTGGCGTCGGCACCGGGTCGGGTAGCGAGGGCGCTGAAGGAGGACACGGTGGCGGCGTCACTGGCCACTGCGTGGGACACGGATGTGAAGCGCGCGACGGAGTTCCTGAACCAGGCGCTGGTACTGCTGGCGGACCATGAATTGAATGCGTCCACGTTCACAGCACGGGTGACGGCGTCCTCGGGAGCGGACCTGTACGCGTGCGTGAGCGCGGCGCTGGCGGCACTGTCCGGGCCGAAGCACGGTGGGGCGTGTGACAGGGTGGAGGCACTGCTAGCGGAGGTGGGGAAGCCCGAGCGCGCGCAGGAGGTGGTGTACGAGAGACTGCGGCGCGGCGAGTCGGTGCCGGGCTTCGGGCACCGGCTCTATCCGGACGGAGACCCGAGGACGCCGCCCATCATGGAAGCGGCGCAGTCGGTGCGGCCGGAAGCGCAGGGAGTCCGCGTCGGGAGGGCCGTGCTGGAGGTGATGCGAGATGCGGGACATCCGCCACCGTCAGTGGACCTCGCGCTTGTCATGCTGGCGGAGGCACTGGGATTACCGCCAGGGAGCGCGGCCACCATGTTCGCCGTGGGCCGCGCGGCGGGCTGGGTGGCGCATGTGCTGGAGCAGCGAGAGCAGGGTCACCTGCTGCGTCCACGTGCTCGCTACGTAGAGCCCGCCCTATCTCCCAATCCAGGACGGTCAGGCGGATAGAGTCGTGGAGCAAACTACGAGCAGTCGTGTACGTAGTTACGGGTCTACCACCGATACCTCACGCCCGGATTCGCGTATCCCTCATCGGGCGCCCCTGGCATGTCGGACGCCAGCCGACTGCTCCCGCAACCAAGACGGCATCCTGGGTTTGGCCGAGTTGACTCCCATCTGTCGCGCGCCGATCAGCATTCGCGGCAGATTGATAGACGCATGCGGGAAGTCTGGACTCAGGCGCCTCCCATCTCGTGCGAGAACCGTCCTCAACCAACTTGTTAGAGCGGGCATCTTGGCGGTCCAATAAGCAAATCAGCAAGCACCCCACCTTCCCCCATGTATAACTAGCGCCATCCCTCTCGGGTTCTGGTCCTTGCCAGCCTGGTAAGTTACCCTGCCAAGGACATGCTTAAATACTCTCAACGTCTTTCCAACTTTCGCCAGAGAGCGTGGCTCAGGAGTGTTGCCTCGAGCCTGTGGCTCCTTTCTGCACCGCTTTTCCTGAGCTCTCCAGCATTCGCATCCAACGATTCGTCAGCCGACGCTCCGGAGACCGAAGTCATCGCCATCGTC comes from Pyxidicoccus parkwaysis and encodes:
- a CDS encoding citrate/2-methylcitrate synthase, with protein sequence MSRRKGGRSQSRFDHQREDDLVPAAEAAELLGVKRATLYTYVSRGLIRCVPEPGTKENRYVRADLERLKARHDARAGHAAVASGALRWGEPVIDSSVSRVGGVDLIYRGHSAVTLAVEGRAFEDVAELLWSGTLPSEPVKWPAPELAFPPSELTRLLPKGTPPVAALSALVPLLGARDPVRFAAPPEGEKARARRLLRQLAAWVCVASAPGRVARALKEDTVAASLATAWDTDVKRATEFLNQALVLLADHELNASTFTARVTASSGADLYACVSAALAALSGPKHGGACDRVEALLAEVGKPERAQEVVYERLRRGESVPGFGHRLYPDGDPRTPPIMEAAQSVRPEAQGVRVGRAVLEVMRDAGHPPPSVDLALVMLAEALGLPPGSAATMFAVGRAAGWVAHVLEQREQGHLLRPRARYVEPALSPNPGRSGG